NNNNNNNNNNNNNNNNNNNNNNNNNNNNNNNNNNNNNNNNNNNNNNNNNNNNNNNNNNNNNNNNNNNNNNNNNNNNNNNNNNNNNNNNNNNNNNNNNNNNNNNNNNNNNNNNNNNNNNNNNNNNNNNNNNNNNNNNNNNNNNNNNNNNNNNNNNNNNNNNNNNNNNNNNNNNNNNNNNNNNNNNNNNNNNNNNNNNNNNNNNNNNNNNNNNNNNNNNNNNNNNNNNNNNNNNNNNNNNNNNNNNNNNNNNNNNNNNNNNNNNNNNNNNNNNNNNNNNNNNNNNNNNNNNNNNNNNNNNNNNNNNNNNNNNNNNNNNNNNNNNNNNNNNNNNNNNNNNNNNNNNNNNNNNNNNNNNNNNNNNNNNNNNNNNNNNNNNNNNNNNNNNNNNNNNNNNNNNNNNNNNNNNNNNNNNNNNNNNNNNNNNNNNNNNNNNNNNNNNNNNNNNNNNNNNNNNNNNNNNNNNNNNNNNNNNNNNNNNNNNNNNNNNNNNNNNNNNNNNNNNNNNNttgtatcaattttaaaacattaaggtTCATCTAAAGACATTGCCTCTACGGGTTCCGTAGGTGGATTTTGGGTAACACGTGACAACCGGCCTAATAAATACCCCCAGTGTTGTAGACGGCCTGTGTATGCTATTGCCCAAGAAGTTGCTTCATTGGTACGATATTGCTTCCAACCTGGTGCAATGTCTGGCATTGGAAATCCATCTTTCATCTTTaactgcaaaaattaaataaattaacaaaatataagacaaaattatcagaataaaatttaaaaaagtataagaaaataattaccgGAACCCAGTGATTTCcattaacaaaaccaatacaacaaatgcgatcattttttgtcgatccGGAATGTGAACCCCTCATAGGAAAGAAAGTCATTGAAAATGTCAGACCGAACGtgacaagaataatattatatgttgtcgctatcacgtaacccatatcaggcATGGACAACCATTTATCCATGGGTTGAACACCTAAGCCGGATATCATCAACGAATCTCTTACTTCTTTAATGCGTCCTGTGAACAATCTATCATATGGAGTTACATGAGAAACAATCTCTTGATCCAATCTCTTGCGGACCAAAGACCAACACTCTTCACCGAAACCAAGCAATAATGCAATAGCGCGAAaaccacaatttccatcagctgccacgtcaaatatgtcatcaatgtatgGCTGAATAATATCAGGAAATTGTgtcaataacaaattttttgaagaatgagatGACTGAGAGGGgtgtttctttgattgagaggcttgtctcttctttgattGAGAGGGTTGGGAACCAATATCTTCAccatatgttgcattaacatgctcaaagtaagaagggtctcgatatacatcatatccatCTGGCTTCATACCCTTACTCTTCTTCACTCTTCCTTTGGTTTTGACTTTTTCAGGTGGTGGACATATTGAACTTGTACTTGGAAAAGCAAGTTCACGCACTTTACTCTTCAACACTCGTTTCCCAATAACATCAAGTGATCGAAAGCGTTTCCATAAGGCATTCATCTCAGTAGACATATCCAACTCTGATCCATCTTCTGTGTCTTGAGTGAGTTCACAttccatgcttaattttctccattgaatatgcacagaatctagaggaattggttcacccattaatttatattgtcccAATTCACAAGCACAAGGTAATCCGTATGTCCTTCTCAGAGAACACCCACATATAGATTTGTCAGTACCCACCCACTCAACTTTGTCGTATTCTTCAGCAATACGTCTTTGAGCTTCTGTTGATACAAATGTATTCAATCTCTGATAAAATGGATTTCTGTGCTcatgctcttcatcataaaaacttttttgaaacgaggctctgattcttttatgttgtaaccttatcatgttgttcatagcctcccaacatttacacaaatcactcatgctattttctaacattaacttcagtttccaGTGAGCCGACTCAACCCTgtaaaattcaacaatatataataaaattatattaaatacctgttagtcgttgtgttccccaaatgcatcactttatttgtccatgcttcaacaaatctttccttatgtggagtcaaccaagtttctttgacataatcaacaaacactttAGTATCAACACATGATTGTTCAAACATATGCAAGCGCATCATATACTCTTTTTCATTACTACAATACATAATGtctttccacatattcaatattgactcttgtctatcctttaagacatattgcttgcattttgctccaacatttttttcgatATGAAATCGACAAAGTAAATTAACAGCATGTGGAAACACAATGCCAACTGCATTCATTAACGCAAGATCTCTGTCTGTCACAATTACTTGagggaatttattttgtgtaacaaacaaatcttttagtctctctaatgcccaacaaaagttttcttccctctcacattccaaataagcaaacccaactacaaatgttttctctgttgatgtcataccaacaatttcaagtaatggcattctgtatttattggttttgtaggtactgtccataatcaacacaatcggaaacaaattcaacaacttcactgaatctggatgcgcccaaaaaatatctctcataacatcggagtcttcacgctttctattccagcacacatattttgcatcttcaattaacttgaataaatgttgcatctctgttctattacctctcacgCGCAATCGAATGATACTtctctgtttatatatttgtgagatcttagtaacattactcttatctcggtcttgcaatgagagtaatatgtgtctcggtgcaacattatattttgttaattcatgaacatgctttctatcttcttcatttaagcgcccaacatatgcatgcccctccaaagtatcaggtaattcatggttgtgaattccacaaattactttaactatccatcctgaaccatcttttaatggttttgatctaagcttgaaaggacaatcacatttttttgttgaacttcgaatagaactagcagcacacttgtattttccccctttgtcacaacctaatattaatttatttctccgtCCTTTCTCACCCGTCTCTATATCTGATCTTCTGATAATAAcggtaactttattttttataccaatttCTTTTGCCCATTTCACAACAGTATCCCttgaatcaaatatctgaaataaaataattataattaatcacaaaaatatatttttataatattaatattaaatatatttattcatacctgatctgtgtcaaaaatatttgtagtatcgacGCATGTTTTGTCCATTAATAGTAGTGGATTATCCATATctattaacatttaaaaaaaattaaaaaaaaattaaaaaacttaaaaaaaaattacaaaaatttggtctgtaccggaaaactcagAAATGAAGTTTTCCGGAATCTACTACTGTACCGGAATACTTGCCAaccaagatttccggtacacaacttttcccttctgtaccggaaaagtCAGTTTTAACATTTCCAGTACTTtactctgtaccggaaaactcaattttaacaTTTTCGATACTTTactctgtaccggaaatcttgttGCAAGTAttccggtagttaccggaaAACTGGAACCTACCGGAAATCTGTTTTACGGCTGGGTGAATgacaaaatggtgaaaaaaatatttacatttactttctttgaaatagtaaaaaaaattgagggtagttttgccattttcaaatttttttgggGGTACAAGGCAAAGTGTGGGAgtacaagggaaatttttcATAATTGTAACATGTAACCGCAAcaaaatatgttttgtttttatccATTAGAATATTCcatcaaattacaaatttaacCGTTACTAAACCCTTGCTTAACATCAATGAAGGATgttttagcaaaaaaaaaaaaacaatggagGATCCTAATCTATTATATTCTCTCTAATCTTATTATATaagcaatttttttattttatatataagaaattttttgattttatatataagaaaaaattacaatttttaaaatatttattgtttaaattattttaaaattcttatttaatatgtttattttttaatattattaataaatatttaacatcttataattttcactaaaaaaatataaaaacaattaataaatacattaattttaacgtttatttatttatttctcttataaatAAAACGATAAAGAAGCATATTAATAACTAATAAGGGTGCCAAATGGGTTTTGAGTTTTCACAGTTGAAAAGGCAGAGTTGTGTATTAATGTTGCAACCTCTCGATTCCTTCAAACAGATTCCCTCCATTTATTATTTcctctttctttctttaataCTTCTTAACACAATCTCCCTTTTTGAATCACCATAACCAACCAAAGGGTTAAATTTGACTTTTTTGAACAAACCTTCATTTGAGGTTATCGGTTACTACTTTCTCAAACTGATGCAACATTAAAACCCAAGACCAAAACTGTGTTGCATTATAtgtcaaaataaggtaaaaaaaaaaaacagaaaagttTCATGAAACGAGAACTATATAGGTTTTAATGTTCTGTCTCTGCTTTATGCTATGGTAGTCGAGTGTTTTAAATGCTATTTACAGACCCCCTCTCTTTTTAAACCCCCCCAAAGACATTCATTCTCATCACACTCACacaccaaaaatatatttacactctcttttctttttcttccgtATAAAGCTTCACTTGTTTGGAACAAACAAGGAATTAAGAGATTATTTATTATCTTGTATGAAGTAGCTATTGTGATATTGGCTTGGTTCACTCAGACAAaaaaatgtaacttttttttttgtgaaaaggttttgattttgattgaGCCGTGCCAATATCTTAATGCTATTTCATTTTCATGGTTTCATTCCTAGCTTGGTTATAGTGATGAAGAGAAGATAAAAAGCAAATGTAGGTTTGTTTGGCTTTATTTCTTTTAGATAAAATGATTCTCATACAAATGCAGTTATCATTTGACTTGTATGGAAATGGGTTATGTTTTGTGCTTTAATCAAACAGAGAACTTTTTTATATCACAAAGTTCAAATTAGtaaaaaagaaatcaatatttttatccttatttttttagtttattgtgctttttttaccttttttttttataaaattagtgttaaattatttatacattaCCGTGGAATAACACTTTTTTTATATCTTACTCTTTTTTTTgtaacaataaatttaaagtaaaaagtTTGTCTTGTCTAAGTTATATAAGATCTTCTAGattaagaaatatttataaaaatatttatatttattttcctcAAATGACattaacaaaaattgaatttaatatcTATCAATTGTCTACTTATTATTCAGCACAAGACATCAacaaaaatactttaaaaaattaataaaatttatgaaatggaTACCAAAATCATGAATAGgcaaaaaaggaaaagaaaaaaatgcattGGAGTCAAATATCTATtataccaaaaatatatataaattaaattctattaGGTATTTAGATACAGCCTACATCgtatatataaaaagaagaagaagaaaattgagAAGGTATTTATATACTACCTACATcctatatataagaaaatatttgcAACTTTTTGGGATctcaaatataagaaaaaaccatccattttaaattacatttattgtttatttgtttttatcctCTTATATGgtaaaattaatagttacacTATCTACTCAAATggttgattaatttaaattaaagatgAATAGTTTAAACTAATTTGAGTTTGAATCATGATTCAAATAATCATTTGTCAAACTTTAATCAACTCTAACCCAATATAAATCATTAAGGCTTACTTACATTTCTACATATTTTCAATAGAATTCAAATTTATCCATAAAGATGATTGAGATTTCTCAATTATGTAGGCTATTGGATTGTGTAAGCACTTCAATAGCACAAGACCCTCAATTAGggatgattttaatttttaatttttatttttatagataataAAATGATGGTGATttaggtaaaaaaaatatttaaatttatataaaattacgacattttaaatttaattttttttttaaatttatttacttttagtctCTATTATGATAATATAAGACtacaaataacattttttacaaataaaaaaattagatccttatagaataaaaaaaattaagaactaaaaagtttagatttttttataaaaactaaaattcattttatctcttttttcaattattaaaattatatttttttaattatagattcaattttttaaattagaatatatctcaaaatatttaagaccgcaatcacataaatttcattaataCTCAAAGTCATAATTGATTTAGTTGCTAGGTTTAGAATGAAACATTCTGTGAAACGCTAAAGAAGTTAGTATTAAATTTGGGCCAACTTTAAAGTCCATACCCAAAAAATTGGAAAATTGAAGAGctttgagaaaagaaaaaaaaaaacatttttctcTAGTGTGAAACCATAAGTACAGATGTTTGGTGGATATATTATTTAAAGTCGAGTAAAACGTGCATGATAACGACAAACAAAAATGACAATTGTtccatacaatttttttttaggtGTACGTATTCGTGAATAACTCGAGTAAAACGTGGATGACAATGCAATGTTTCCAAACAATATTTTTCTAGTAAGACTATAAGATGGTTGACTATTACTAGTCTTTAGGGATGAAAACAAAATATGCACCTGCGGATACCCACCCAAATCTATTTGATTTGGGTGGGGAAAATCCGCTTTGATTGGATGCGGGTGCGGGTGCGAATTTTTCCCGAAATTAAATTTCGGGTGCGGAGATGGGTGCAGGGCGATGATATCCACTCGCACCCAAACCCGCCTTGCAAGTAATATTATAgtagtttttgaattttctatatatatacataataaatatatttaatattttttttaaatattaaatattataatcttatatctatagaaaataatttttttatgttattattatctaataattattattttattatattaattataatagatatgatttttaagtttataattatatatatatatatatgggtgCGGGTGTGGGCGGAGAAACCCAAAACCCGTTGTGGGCGATGATGGATGTCTAAATTTTACACCCGTTATGAAACGAGTGCGGGTTTTCCCAGATTAGTCGGGTGCAAGGGTGGAGGAGGCAAAGTCCGCCCCTAACCCGCCCCATTGCCATGCCTACTAGTCTTTATGGATGCATAGTTTAAACTAGGGATGACAATAAAATCTGCACCCCCGGGTACCCTCCCGAACCCGTTTGATTTAGGCGGAGAAAACTCGCTTTAATTGGATGCGGATGCAGATTTTTCCGACATTAAAATTTGGGGCGGAGACGGATTTGGGGTAGTGATATCCACCCCACACCTGAACCCGCCCGCCAAGTAacattattgtaatttttaaattttatatacatatacttattgaatatatttaatcttttttaaatattaaaaattataattttatctatataaaaaatattttttaattttattactatttaataataattattttattataataaatataattttaaaatttataattatatatatatatatatatatgaataggTGCAGGTGCGGACGAGAAAACCCGAGCTCCGTTGAGGGCAGGGATGTGTGTCTAAATTTTACACCTGTTATAAAACGGGGGCGGATGCGGGTTTTCTCCGATTACTGGTGCGGATGTGGAGGAGGCGAAATCCGCCTATGTCCTGCCCCGTTGCCATGCCTAATTTAAACTAGGTGGttgatctaatttttttaatgaatttccGCTAAAAATGATTGGTTGagataatttgaatttaaattatttttaattagattttacttATATCCAACTAAATTATTAGAATATAATTTTCATGTGAATTggagagtaaaaaaaataaacaaaattatatttcgaGGGTGTTTTCTTAGGTCTTAGGTTGTTGATCAATATAATGATGTTGTtgttcaaattaattatttttgttgtgatttaCATGTGAAGAAATCTTGTTGGATTCTTAATAAATTGTAGTATTCTTTTGTTTGTTCTAATGtgttaaaacatatatatatttttttatatatataaatttttaaggtaaaataatgaattaaggtaataaaatatcttaaaatttatagaaatttaCGGtctacatatttaatatttatatttttttaccattatatcaaattattgtttgattttttgaaTGCAATTATCTT
This region of Cicer arietinum cultivar CDC Frontier isolate Library 1 chromosome 8, Cicar.CDCFrontier_v2.0, whole genome shotgun sequence genomic DNA includes:
- the LOC140919020 gene encoding uncharacterized protein; protein product: MATGQDIGGFRLLHIRTSNRRKPASAPIFDSRDTVVKWAKEIGIKNKVTVIIRRSDIETEKYHSIARERVESAHWKLKLMLENSMSDLCKCWEAMNNMIRLQHKRIRASFQKSFYDEEHEHRNPFYQRLNTFVSTEAQRRIAEEYDKVEWVGTDKSICGCSLRRTYGLPCACELGQYKLMGEPIPLDSVHIQWRKLSMECELTQDTEDGSELDMSTEMNALWKRFRSLDVIGKRVLKSKVRELAFPSTSSICPPPEKVKTKGRVKKSKGMKPDGYDVYRDPSYFEHVNATYGEDIGSQPSQSKKRQASQSKKHPSQSSHSSKNLLLTQFPDIIQPYIDDIFDVAADGNCGFRAIALLLGFGEECWSLVRKRLDQEIVSHVTPYDRLFTGRIKEVRDSLMISGLGVQPMDKWLSMPDMGYVIATTYNIILVTFGLTFSMTFFPMRGSHSGSTKNDRICCIGFVNGNHWVPLKMKDGFPMPDIAPGWKQYRTNEATSWAIAYTGRLQHWGYLLGRLSRVTQNPPTEPVEAMSLDEP